The following is a genomic window from Balneola sp..
TGGAAAGCCAGGAAGTTGAGGAAGTACTGGTTGTTAGCAGAAGATCGGTGGGGGTGGATCACCCCAAATTGAAAGAGCTTTTAGTAGAAGACTTCTTCAACCTGACTCAAATCAAAGAAGAGCTTACGGGATACGATGCTTGTTTCTTCAGTTTGGGGGTTTCTTCAATGGGTAAAACAGAGGAAGAGTATGCTAAGATCACCTATGAGCTCACTCTGAATTTTGCCAACACACTGCTTCCACTTAACCCGTCAATGACGTTCATCTATGTATCCGGAAAAGGTACGGATGAATCAGAGCAGGGTAGTATGATGTGGGCAAATGTAAAGGGAAGAACGGAAAACGAACTTTCAAGATTAGGATTCAAAGCTTTTTATCGGTTCCGGCCAGGCTATATCCATCCCGAAAAAGGTATTGTATCGCCTATACGAACCTACAGGTTTTTTCATGCGCTCTTTAAGCCTATTTATCCAATGTTGAGAAAGAATACCAAATCATTGACAGATACAACCCGAATAGGTCAGGCGGTTATTCAATTGGTGAAAGGGGGATATGAGAAAGAGATTATCGATCCGGTGGATATTAATAGCCTTGCTGCTCGATAGATGAAATTCACCTTTACTTGATACTTTTGACCGAGCAAAAGTATCCAAAACCCGTCGTAAGAAATGTAGATACCGTTCTCGTTCTACACCGTCGCTGATTATCTCACCAAATCACGATCCTATCAACTACCAAAATAACTCCTACCGCATTTCTTCCGGAGTTGGTTTGGAAATTTTTCCTAGTTCCGCCTTAGAAATTAGAATGGGTACAGTGAATAGAAGTATTTGCGTACCCGAAGGGTGAATAAATCCACACCGGATGAAAAGAGTTAACGATTGAGGCAGATCGTGGACCTTTGGATTTATTCAGCATATACTTTATGAACGCCATTCAAATTTCGTAGCGGAGAGCTTTTGGTTCTGGAGCTTGCACTGAGGAAGCTCAGTGTCGGTACAAAAGAACATATTTCTGGTATCATTGATAAAAACTTCGATATAGTTTCGAGTTAATCCGCGAGCTTACCACTACAGATCCCGGATCAAGTCCGGGATGACTTAAAAAATAAATCTCAAACATTCCCCCCATCCTTTTTTCTTTCTACTTTTAGGAATGAGTGATGAAAGAACCGTACAAGTTGCCCTTATCCAAATGAGCTGTTCCTCCAATCCAGAGGAAAACCTGGAAAAGGTGAAGGACAAAATCAGAGAAGCTGCCAATAAAGGAGCCAGGATCATTTGCTTGCAAGAGCTTTTCCGATCATTGTACTTTTGTGATATCGAAGACTACGACAACTTTAAACTGGCTGAGCCCGTGCCAGGACCTACCACAGAGATGCTCCAGCCTCTTGCTAAAGAACTAGGAGTAGTGATCATTGTATCGCTATTTGAAAAAAGAGCAGAAGGGTTATACCACAATACAACAGCGGTTATCGATGCTGATGGCAGTTACCTGGGTAAGTACCGAAAAATGCATATTCCGGATGACCCTGGGTATTGTGAGAAATTCTACTTCACTCCGGGAGATCTGGGTTATAAAGTTTTCAAGACCAAATATGCTACTATTGGAGTATTAATTTGCTGGGATCAATGGTATCCGGAAGCAGCACGTATAACTGCGCTAAAAGGGGCAGAGATGTTGTTTTATCCAACAGCTATTGGCTGGCATAAAGATCAGGACCTTCAAACCAATGAAGAACAATACGAGGCCTGGCAAACGATTCAGCGCTCCCATTCAGTAGCTAACGGAGTTCCAGTCATTTCAGTAAATCGGGTTGGTATAGAAGGGGAGATGCAATTTTGGGGAGGTTCATTCATAACGAATGCCTTTGGAAAGGTTTTATTTCAGGCTTCATTCAATCAGGAAGAAGTTCATGTTCAGGAATTAGCATTGAATGAATCCAATCAATACAGAACGCACTGGCCTTTTTTAAGAGACCGTCGCATTGATTCTTACCAACCTATCACCCAACGCTTTTTAGACGAAGATGAACTGGATTGATGCTCCGGCCTCAATGATAAAGTCTGATTTCACTGGTTTTCCTAAAGAGAACGGGTATTATTTTCCTGCGGAATGGGAAAAACATGAAGCCACTTGGTTGAGCTGGCTCCATAACCCTGATACATGGCCTGAGAAAATAGAAAAGATATTCCCGGTGTATTGTGAATTCATACGCCTGATCGCAGAAGGGGAAAAAGTGAAAATCAATGTGAACTCAAAGAAAATGGCTAGCGAGGCTTTTCAAATGCTGAGCAAAGCGGGAGTGGATATAACCCAGGTGTATTTCTACCACAATCCAACCGATGATGCCTGGTGCAGAGATCACGGCCCGACTTTTCTGGTCAATAAGGATCCCTCAAAACCTAAGATTATAGTGGATTGGGAATACAACGCCTGGGGAGGTAAATATCCACCGTACAATCTAGACAATAATATTCCTTCACGAATTGCAGTAAAACAAGGGATGGCTTTTGCTCAACCAGGAATTATTATGGAAGGAGGATCCGTAGATTTCAACGGAGCAGGGGCAGTATTAACCACTATTTCCTGTTTACTGAACCCAAATCGGAATCCGACCTTATCGAAAACCGAGATAGAGAACTATCTGATTAATTACTATGGTGTTGAAGAGATAATCTGGCTAGGAGATGGAATTGTTGGAGATGATACCGATGGACATATTGACGATATAACACGCTTTGTGGACGAGAGTACGATCGTTACGGTAGTAGAAGAGAATGAAGAAGATGACAATTACGAACCGTTATTGGTTAATCGTGAATTGGTTAATGGTATTTCTATTAACCAATCACCATTAACCATAATCGAACTTCCAATGCCTTCACCTGTTTATTATGAGGGGCAAAGGTTGCCTGCTTCTTATGCTAATTTTTATATCTCTAACAAATATGTGATTGTTCCGGTATTCGATGATCCCAATGATGAAAGAGCATTATCAATTCTTCAGGATTGTTTCCCTGATCGTAAAACTGTTGGATTAGATGCGACGGATCTTATCTGGGGACTAGGAGCTTTTCATTGCCTAAGTCAGCAGGAGCCAGCAACTACTTAAATTCCATCTCAACTGGATATTGTACTTTTAACACTGAATGTTGCTCGAATTCAGTTTTATATAAGCTGATTAATGAATCAATCTTAAGGTTTTCAGAAGTAGTATTCTCATGGAGATATATTAAGGTCACTGACTTTTCATGATGTTTTACTCCTTCATCATCACTCCAAAATCCATTTCCTAAAATTTCTGTATAGCCAGAAAGTATTTCTTCGACATTTTTCTCTTTAAAAACCTCCCAGTCTTCTAAGGGAATTGGTTCACCTGTGGAAGTAGAAAGGCCGAAGTAGATTTCCGTTTTAACACTGGAAGTAGCTTCAGGATTGGAACAGCACATAACCAGTATTCCTGAAAATATGATTATTGCTTTTATTTTGACTGAGCTCATTTTAATTATTCCTTATTGGGTGATGTTGAAAAACGGTTTTAATATAAAAAGGTACAATCTAAGCAGTATCAACAGAATTAGAACGATCTTCCTTTTTTATTTCTAGATAATAGATATAGACTAGAAGCATCAGAAGAATAGAACTGAAAGAAGAGAATATGTGAACAATCATTTCGAGGAATATATTATCTGGTAGATCAAGGAAATATCCAATGATAATAAAGGGGAGCTCCAATATGAGGGTGGCTAGTAGGATTCGAAAGAACTTAATTTTAGCCTCAGTATAACTGAGATACATTGCTTCTTTAATGGATAGCTTCTCAAAAACAACAATAACAGGAGTAAATATGAAATAAACAGAGACCAATAATCCGGGAATAATAAAGAGAAAGAAACCCATTATTGTTAGTGCATGATAACCGAAATAAACTATTGTAAAACTCTTAAATACATTTTTAAACTTATCAATAATCTCATTACGGTCATTCGGTAGAGAGTAGAAAGCCACTTCAGCAAGCAATAGAGTAAGCAACAAAAGGGCGAATACGAATAAGAAATTTACTATTCCTACTATTATTCCATTAAGCGAAAAAAAAGGGCTAATTGTCCATAATATCTCTTGCAAAAAATGAACTACAAGAAATTGTAAGACAAGTAAAGGCAAAAGGTAGGATATAAAGAGTGTGCGATGCCTGTTAAATAAGTAAAAAACCCTGATGATATCGTAAGTACTATTTTGCTTCATCAAATGATTTATAGATAAATCGTCTTTTAAGATCCGTTGTAAATAAAGAATTTAATTTTAGATGTACTAGTTCAATCTGGTGCTAACCCTGATTGGGATTAAGGAATTTTCTTTTTTGAGTCAGCAGGAACCTTAATAAAAAAAAGCCCTAATTAAATCAGGGCTTTTAAAATGGGTTGAACTAAAATTAGTTTGACTTAGGACCATCCCAGTCCGGGATTCCAAAACCTTCTAAAGAAGCTTTACGAATTGGTTCTACCGCATCATTTACTGCCTGTAATCCAAAGTCTAATCCGGAAATAGTTCGAAGCGGACGTGTTCCTGGTTCCATGTTAATCAGTTTTTCGAAATCTTTAACTACAATCATTGGATCAGTAGCTTCAGGAGTATTCTCAAAGAGGTCAAGTACCTGGTTGGTAAATCCTTCACCAAATTCTTGTACGTGCTGGTAGGCAGCAGCAGCTTCAGGGTTAGATGGAGGGGTCATATTTCCAAAGAAGCTTGTTTTAAATGGACCTGGCTCAACTAAAACTACATCTATGCCAAGAGGAGCAAGTTCATATCTCATAGCTTCACTTAAGCCTTCTAATCCCCATTTACTTGCATTATATACTCCAAACCCAGGGAATGCTGCACGTCCAGCAGTTGAGCTTACCTGAATGATTAATCCTGAGCCCTGAGCTCTCATTCCGGGAAGTACTGCATTAGCAGTTCGAACGGTTCCAGCGATATTAATATCTAACTGTGCTAGCACATCATCTCCGCTAAATGCTTCAATCGGTCCGCCAAATCCTGAGCCAGCATTATTGATTAATACATCAACTCCAGCTGTTTGAGCCAGAGCGGCTTTAATACTTTCGTCTGATAGTACGTCCAGTTCCAGGACATCAATGGTTACGTTGTTTTCTTCAGCAAATGTTTTTAGAGCGGTAGCAGCTTCGGCGTTTTTGCCATCGGTATTTCTCATGGTTGCATACACATGATGACCTTGTTCGGCTAAATATTTAGAAGCGTCAAAGCCAAATCCCGAGCTGGTTCCTGTAATAAGTATTCGTTTCATTGTAATAGTAATAATGGTTGTTTGTTTATTGAATAATGGTGCAGATTGAACTGCTTTTTGATTCAGAAATAATTAAATCAAATCCGAGTCGAATTAAACAAACACCGTGCTAAATAATCGTTAATTCTGATAAGAAGAATCTATCAGGTTGATTAGCTCAGGAATTTGGCCGGTAGAAATTCCAGGTTGTGAATGTATTACCAACCTCTGCTTGGCCAATAATCTCATATCCAAATCGTTGGTAAAAAGCTACGTTTTTGGATACCTCAGTGGATAAAGTAACTCCTCTCGACTCCTCCAACTCTTTTGAAAATTGATGGACATGATTGAGTAATAATTTACCCAGGCCCAATCCTTGAGCTTCTTTTTTAACACCAATCATATTCAAATGAATATGTGGTTCTGCCACATCAAACTGAGAGCAGATAGTGCCAAATTGTTCGTACCTGCCGCGGGCTTCCTCACCAAGTTCCTGCCAGATCTGCTTTTTTGCTAGTTCTATTTCAGGCACATCTACAGATTTGAAAGGAATGGAGACAGTAGCAACTGCTTTGAGATCTTCTTGTTCGAAAACACCAAACATATATTCATTCCGAAGAACGCGATTCAATACAAAAAAATGGATAAGCTTCCTGTATTTCGAATCATAGTCAGTAGTGTCACCCAATACATATTTCATAACCGGGTATTCAAAGAACGCATCACAGAATATGTCTACAACCTGTTCAATATCTTTCCCAGGGATTTGTACTACTCTATTTTTCGAATCATTCATCATAGCATAAACTTATGGCTACCAAAGGTATTGCTATGATTGATTATAGAAATACTATTAAATAATTACACATAGTTTACTGCAAGATTTTTTGGTTATTCGTTAATGGTTATTGGTGAACTCCCTTACCAATAACCATTAACGAGTAACTCTTAAGATCAGTAAGTAATTCATGCATACTAATTCATCCTACTTTATGGAATAAAAACTCAAACTACAGAGAGGCTTCAGGAATTTCACCTTTAAATGGGCCAACAATTTCTGAGGTAATCCATCCGCCATAAAATCCACCAGGCTGAGGACGCACTTTTTCTCCGTCAACATAGCAGTCAAGGTGAGCAGGATAGAACGAGAGGTATCCAGCTATTGCTGAGAAATCCTCAAAGGGATTAGGATAGCTCCAGGCTACTTTTCTTAAAATCCCGGTACCGGCTATCACATCCCAGTATTGGGCAGCTCCTTTCCATTCACAAAGAGAAGCCCCTCCAGATGGTTGCAAAAAATCCATATTTAAAGAATCTGGGGGAAGATAGAAAGTAGGGGGACTGGCAGTTTCTAAAATTCGGATAGCTCTACTGGTTTCTGAAATTATAATTCCTTCTGATTTGACGACAACTGTTCTGGAATCAGCTACAATCTTGGGAGGCCTTGGGTAATCCCAAACAGATTCTTGTCCTGATTCAGGCTCTAATGCAAAAGGAGGTCGTTTTTGACCACGGTATTCCCATTTGTCTCTGTTTGCTTTAATCCAGTTTGGTATTTTAGCCATGAATAATTGTTTGAGATATTTTTTTATGGACAATTACTACTTAAAAATGGTTTCAAGCTTACAAGTTTTGACTTCAAATTTTATGTAAAAAGCGCTACCATAATTAGCTGAATTCATTAAAACTGGTACTTAATCTCTATCCATGGATGTTCATTTTGAGTTAAATGAAGTAACCGCCAAGCTTCCTAAACATCTGCACAAATTTATAGTCCGGCAACCCTATGAGGATTATACTGCGCAAAACCAGGCTGTATGGCGCTATGTGATGCGAATGAATGTAGACTACCTGAGCAAAGTAGCACATGGTTCTTATATCGAGGGACTGGCAAAAACAGGGATCTTTGTTGATGAAATTCCTAGGATGGAAGGAATGAACCGCATTCTTAAGGATATCGGATGGGCGGCTGTATCAGTAGATGGTTTTATCCCGCCCAATGCTTTTATGGAATTCCAAGCCTACAATGTATTGGTGATCGCATCTGAGATGCGAACCATTGATCATATTGAGTACACTCCAGCTCCGGATATTATACATGAAGCAGCAGGGCATGCTCCAATCATAGCCAATCCTGAATATGCAGAATATTTGAGGAGGTTTGGAGAAATTGGTAGTAAGGCGATCTCATCGGCTAAAGATTACGAGATGTACGAAGCCATTCGCTTACTATCTATTCTTAAGGAAGACCCCAACTCATCTCAAGATGAAATAGATAAAGCTCAACAGCAGGTTGAGCATCTACAGGAAAATATGGGTGAACTTTCCGAAATGGCTATGATCAGAAACCTTCATTGGTGGACTGTCGAGTATGGATTAATCGGAGATCTTGAAGATCCAAAGATTTATGGAGCTGGACTGCTGTCCTCAATAGGGGAGAGCAAATGGTGCCTGCAACCAGAGGTTAAAAAGGCGCCTTATTCTTTAGATGCTGTGTATCAGAATTTTGATATCACTAAGCCACAGCCTCAGCTTTTCGTTACTCCTAATTTTGCTTTCTTAAGTCAGGTTTTAGAAGAATTTGCGAATACTATGGCTTTGAGAACAGGAGGATTAAAAGGTGTACTCAAACTCATTGATTCGGGGAGTCTTGGTACCGTTGAACTAAGTACCGGAGTTCAGATTTCCGGCACTTTTACTGAGGTAATAAAAGATCAAAATGGCAACGTCGCCTATTTAAGAACAACAGGCCCAACAGCTCTAGCTAATCGAGACAGAGAACTTATAAAGCATGGAACATTTTACCATACGGATGGTTTTGGGAGTCCTGTAGGAAATCTAAGGGGTATAAACCTACCTATTGAAGATATGTCTCCAAGAGATCTTGAGGCTTATGGTATTTATGAAGGCAAAGAGGTTTCTCTCGAATTCGAAAGCGGCGTGAAAGTTGAAGGGAGGATCGTTACAGGAACCAGGGATATTCGAGGTAAGATCCTATTAATAACCTTCGAAGAATGCACCGTTAGCTTTGAAGATCGAATACTCTTTAAACCTGAATGGGGAGTATATGATATGGTTATTGGGAAAGAAATTGTTTCAGCCTTTGCCGGTCCTGCTGATGTGAACTCTTTCGAAGAGATAGGGAAAGTATCAGAAACGAAGACCCATAAGATTAGCTACTCTGATTCTGAAAAAGTATTGTTTGATTATTACACGACAGTAAGAAAGCTGAGAGAAAATGAAGATATTACTTCAGAAGATCTCAAAGAGATATCTGAGAGAATAAGGGCGGACTTTCCGAAGGACTGGCTACTCCCACTTGAGCTTTATGAATTGGCTTCAAAATATGAGCTGGAAATACAGGATGAACTGTTGTCTTATCTGGATAACTTAAAACAAGATGAGTCACTTAAAAAACTCATTGAGAATGGGTTAGAGATCATTCAAAAAAATGAGCTGCAGGGAGCTTAAGAGTCTGGATCTGGTATTTATCTAATAGTAAGTTCCGGAGTTACTAACAAATGCGATTTTTTTACTATCGGGTGACCAGCTTGGTACATTCATCGTTCCCTGCCCACCATATACATAGGCGATAATTGTTGGCTCTCCACCTTCAATAGGCATCAGTCGAAGCATTACTTCTTTATAAAAAGGGTGTTGAGAAGGCTCAACATCGGTTCCAAAACTGATAAAAGCTATCCATTTTCCGTCAGGTGAGATATGTGGAAACCAATCATTAAACTCTTCATCAAATGTTAATTGAGTTTCATTCGAACCATCAGCATCCATTCTCCAAATCTGCATAGCACCAGTCCGGTCGGAATTAAAATAGATGTATTTTCCATCTGGTGAGTACTCAGAGCCGTCATCTAAACCTGGGGTGTCTGTGAGCTGGATTTCTTCCATGGTATTAATATCAGCAGAGTAGATGTCATATTTCCCATTTCTGAAACCTGTAAAAGCAACTCTGCTATTATCAGGTGATATTCCATGAAGGTATGAAGCTCCTATGCCCGATTTTGTGACTTGTTTGAGACTGTCACTCCCATTACTTGGAAGTATGTATATAGTTGAATTATTGTCGTCGTCGGGATTATGATTGCTTATTCCAAGCAACTTTCCATCAAATGATAACACATGGTCATTATTGTTATTAACGGCGAAACCTGAATTGAGTAGTTCTATTTTTTCCTTTTCAAAGTGATAGGTATATAGATAGCCATTAGAATTATAGATCAGGCTTTCTCCATCAACAGTCCAGTTCGGAGCCTGAATAGAATGTTCAGACTCAAATAAAACCGTTCTATTTCCAGTCTCAATATTAAGGATTTCCATCCTGCTACCCAGGTATTGTTGATATTGAATTAAATCTTCCGGAGCAGGTTTTATAATCCTGACATTTCTAAATTTGGCTTGTTCAATAACATCCGGATTATGTGCACATACATAAATGCCAGCCAGAACTTCATTTTTTAAATTAACCTCAGAAGTTTGGACAACAGAGAAAGGGTTTCCTTTTTTAGCTGTTGAAAATATATAGGTGTCACCAATTCTGGCCAATTGGATTACATTCGCAGAGCTATCCTTCGATACAGTTTCCTCTGTAGGGCCGTTAAATTCTTTTCTGTATTGCAGCGATACTAATCCGTCTCCATGAACGGTACCATTAACCATTGCTGAATGAGAGGAGAGGTTGTTCCTGACTGCCCAGCCAACCTTACGATGTGGATCAACTCCTTCACCAACAAACTCAATTTCTGCTCTAAGTATGAAATCTCCTTGAACAGCTTTCCATAGAAAGTGCATTTCGTCTGTTTCGGCCCACATGTTAAAACCGGATCCTGTAATCATATATTCTTCTGTTTCGTGATTGTACTCAACTGAACCAGCATGTTTTACCTCACCTATATCTATGGAGTTGTCAAATATTCCTAATTGGTAGTCGGGTAGTACATCATCAGGGATTGAACAGAACATGAAAAGGCTGATTACCGGAATCAATAATACCAGGTGTTTGACATTCATAAAGCGAGTAGGTTGGAAGTGTAATAGGCTGAACGAGTATATAGTAAAATGAATTGATTAATCCTACTTATAGAACTTTAAATTGAGTTACAATTGGTAAGAGATGAAGAGAGAAAAGAAAACTTCGACTCCTGACAGAATCAGAAAAATATGCTCATCGTCCTAAGGCCAAGAGGTCCATTTACTACTTTAAAAGGCTCGCCAAATTCAAACCCTCCTAAGTGACCAAAATAGCGGGCTCTGGCTTCCAATTGTTTAAAGTATCTATTTGAAGAAATATAGGTCTCCGGTTCGCTACCGGGTTCAGTTACATTAAACTGGGTGTCAAATGCGAGAATAGCCTTTTTCTTTTGCTCCCAATGCTCAGAAATATCCAGTATAAAATCTGGATCAAATGGGCGGTCCTGCATGTATTGAATGATATGCCCAGGCCTCCATGCAGATTGTTGATTCCCGTTATCATCAATACTTTCAAGCTTACTTAACCCTGAGTAGAATAGAGCATCGATGCATAATTGAGTTGCCTTACTATGGTCAGGATGACGATCATAAGAAGCCCCAATAATACATAGCTTGGGGCGCTTAGCGCGAACTTCACGAATGATCGCTAGTTGATTTTCTTCCGAGTTTTCCAGAATAGAATCACCAAGATTTAGATTAGTGCGATAGGAAATACCCAGTACTTTGGTTGCTTCTTCTACTTCTTTTGCTCTGATTTCTGCCGTACCTCGTGTTCCCATTTCTCCTTTAGTCAAATCCACCAGGCCCACAGAAAGACTTTCTGAAACTAACCTGGAGATCGTACCCCCGGCATTTAGTTCCGCATCATCAGGATGAGCAGCAAAGACGAGTACATCTAGATCCATTCTTTTTTAAAGAAAGTAAGAAGTTTTTGATATGAACCTAAATTTCAAATTTGATAGGCTTTATAAAAACTCTATTAAATTTGGACATATGGTTTACATTTTCTATCCACTTAGGGTGCCGCAGCGTTATTGGTTATTTGTTGATCACGTTACCAATAACAAATAACCATTGGGCAATCATTTATTGTACTTTACAAAAGTTTTTTAATTTTGAACTTTCTGAAACGAAAAGGAATTTGTCTCGTACGGATTTCGCATTGTTCAACATTCTTTCCACTATGAGATTTTTAAATAGCTTTTTCGAAGGGCTTCGGGTAGCTCTTCGGGCCCTCGCCATTAACAAGGTTCGCTCAGTGTTGACCGCTCTTTGTATCATTATTGGAATCACCATGGTTACTGTAGTTGATTCGGTTACAACCGGAATGGATGAGAATTTCGAAAATAGTATGGCTATGCTGGGTCGAAATGTAGTATATGTTGAAAAATGGCCATGGGATTGGGGAGATTTAGAATGGTGGGAGATTGCAGGACGTAAAGAAATGCAATTGGATTATGTTGAATTCCTCGACGAAAATAGTCGCCTGGCTAGTGATGTAGCCGCATCAGCTAATCAAAATGTATCTATCCGCTATAAAGATAAAAATGCTGATCAGGTTGGGATTAATGGGGCTACGGCGAATTATTTAAATATACAGGGATTGAATATTGAACGAGGACGAATGTTCACCGAAGAGGAGGCAAGGTCAGGGGTAAAGGTTGTTATCATAGGTAAATCTCTCCAAGAAGGCTTATTTGAGGAAGAGGATCCGTTGGGGAAAGAAATACGACTTGGAGGTCAACGGTTTACAGTAATTGGAATTCTTGAAAAACAAGGGAGTTTTCTCGGTTTAGGGGATGCTGATAATCGAGCAATTATACCAATTACAGCCTATGGAACTATTTATGGATTGAGGTGGGGGATACAAATTGGAGTGAAGTTTCCGGATGAGCAAAGTGCTATCGACGGAGAATATGAAATTGAAGGGCTTATGCGAAGAGTTCGAAACATTGATGCTGCTGAAGACAATGACTTTGCAATTAATAAACCTCAGGCCTTTGAGGAACAACTCGCTGGCTTCAAAAATGGAGTATATCTTGGAGGTTTTGTTTTGGTAGGGCTTTCTCTTCTGATTGGAGGTATTGGAATCATGAATATCATGTTTGTATCGGTAAGAGAACGAACTAAAGAAATAGGAATTCGAAAAGCAGTGGGTGCTAAATCATGGGAAATACTCACACAATTTTTAATTGAAGCTGTAATGATATGTATGCTTGGAGGGTTGTTTGGTGTAGTTCTAGCTTCTTTTTTTACCGTAATGATTGACCAAGTATTTACGGCCACAATGAATTTAGGAGTAGTACTTTTTGCTTTTGTTCTTTGCTCTTTAGTTGGAATTACTTTTGGTTTTATTCCCGCTTACAAAGCTGCAAAGTCTGATCCTATTGAATCCCTAAGATTTGAATAATGCAGTTCACCGAAACTTTTAAGCAGGCAACCGATTCTTTAAGAGCGAATAAGATACGCTCTTTTCTCACTCTCTTAGCTTTGGTAATTGGAGTATTTTCAGTAATTGTTTCCACTACTGCAGTTGCTGTGCTGGACAATTTCTTCACCAATACAATGAGTATTCTGGGAAGTGATGTAATTACTGTTCAAAAAAATCCCGCAGTTCAAATGGGGCCGAATGATCCCAGTTTAAGGAATAGGAAGAATATCAAATTTGAGGATGCAGAAGATCTTCAGGATCGTGCGCAAATAGCTGAAGGAATATCTCCATTAACTACCTTTAGTTGGACCAAGATAACCTATGGGGATCAAGAGACAGACCCGGATGTTATGATTCGGGGTAGCAATGACGAATTTATCGAAAACAATG
Proteins encoded in this region:
- a CDS encoding NAD-dependent epimerase/dehydratase family protein; translated protein: MKIIITGATGMVGKGAMLECLESQEVEEVLVVSRRSVGVDHPKLKELLVEDFFNLTQIKEELTGYDACFFSLGVSSMGKTEEEYAKITYELTLNFANTLLPLNPSMTFIYVSGKGTDESEQGSMMWANVKGRTENELSRLGFKAFYRFRPGYIHPEKGIVSPIRTYRFFHALFKPIYPMLRKNTKSLTDTTRIGQAVIQLVKGGYEKEIIDPVDINSLAAR
- a CDS encoding acyltransferase; the encoded protein is MSDERTVQVALIQMSCSSNPEENLEKVKDKIREAANKGARIICLQELFRSLYFCDIEDYDNFKLAEPVPGPTTEMLQPLAKELGVVIIVSLFEKRAEGLYHNTTAVIDADGSYLGKYRKMHIPDDPGYCEKFYFTPGDLGYKVFKTKYATIGVLICWDQWYPEAARITALKGAEMLFYPTAIGWHKDQDLQTNEEQYEAWQTIQRSHSVANGVPVISVNRVGIEGEMQFWGGSFITNAFGKVLFQASFNQEEVHVQELALNESNQYRTHWPFLRDRRIDSYQPITQRFLDEDELD
- a CDS encoding agmatine deiminase family protein; translated protein: MIKSDFTGFPKENGYYFPAEWEKHEATWLSWLHNPDTWPEKIEKIFPVYCEFIRLIAEGEKVKINVNSKKMASEAFQMLSKAGVDITQVYFYHNPTDDAWCRDHGPTFLVNKDPSKPKIIVDWEYNAWGGKYPPYNLDNNIPSRIAVKQGMAFAQPGIIMEGGSVDFNGAGAVLTTISCLLNPNRNPTLSKTEIENYLINYYGVEEIIWLGDGIVGDDTDGHIDDITRFVDESTIVTVVEENEEDDNYEPLLVNRELVNGISINQSPLTIIELPMPSPVYYEGQRLPASYANFYISNKYVIVPVFDDPNDERALSILQDCFPDRKTVGLDATDLIWGLGAFHCLSQQEPATT
- a CDS encoding DUF3574 domain-containing protein, which gives rise to MSSVKIKAIIIFSGILVMCCSNPEATSSVKTEIYFGLSTSTGEPIPLEDWEVFKEKNVEEILSGYTEILGNGFWSDDEGVKHHEKSVTLIYLHENTTSENLKIDSLISLYKTEFEQHSVLKVQYPVEMEFK
- a CDS encoding SDR family oxidoreductase — translated: MKRILITGTSSGFGFDASKYLAEQGHHVYATMRNTDGKNAEAATALKTFAEENNVTIDVLELDVLSDESIKAALAQTAGVDVLINNAGSGFGGPIEAFSGDDVLAQLDINIAGTVRTANAVLPGMRAQGSGLIIQVSSTAGRAAFPGFGVYNASKWGLEGLSEAMRYELAPLGIDVVLVEPGPFKTSFFGNMTPPSNPEAAAAYQHVQEFGEGFTNQVLDLFENTPEATDPMIVVKDFEKLINMEPGTRPLRTISGLDFGLQAVNDAVEPIRKASLEGFGIPDWDGPKSN
- a CDS encoding GNAT family N-acetyltransferase; amino-acid sequence: MMNDSKNRVVQIPGKDIEQVVDIFCDAFFEYPVMKYVLGDTTDYDSKYRKLIHFFVLNRVLRNEYMFGVFEQEDLKAVATVSIPFKSVDVPEIELAKKQIWQELGEEARGRYEQFGTICSQFDVAEPHIHLNMIGVKKEAQGLGLGKLLLNHVHQFSKELEESRGVTLSTEVSKNVAFYQRFGYEIIGQAEVGNTFTTWNFYRPNS
- a CDS encoding DUF427 domain-containing protein; the protein is MAKIPNWIKANRDKWEYRGQKRPPFALEPESGQESVWDYPRPPKIVADSRTVVVKSEGIIISETSRAIRILETASPPTFYLPPDSLNMDFLQPSGGASLCEWKGAAQYWDVIAGTGILRKVAWSYPNPFEDFSAIAGYLSFYPAHLDCYVDGEKVRPQPGGFYGGWITSEIVGPFKGEIPEASL
- a CDS encoding aromatic amino acid hydroxylase, with protein sequence MDVHFELNEVTAKLPKHLHKFIVRQPYEDYTAQNQAVWRYVMRMNVDYLSKVAHGSYIEGLAKTGIFVDEIPRMEGMNRILKDIGWAAVSVDGFIPPNAFMEFQAYNVLVIASEMRTIDHIEYTPAPDIIHEAAGHAPIIANPEYAEYLRRFGEIGSKAISSAKDYEMYEAIRLLSILKEDPNSSQDEIDKAQQQVEHLQENMGELSEMAMIRNLHWWTVEYGLIGDLEDPKIYGAGLLSSIGESKWCLQPEVKKAPYSLDAVYQNFDITKPQPQLFVTPNFAFLSQVLEEFANTMALRTGGLKGVLKLIDSGSLGTVELSTGVQISGTFTEVIKDQNGNVAYLRTTGPTALANRDRELIKHGTFYHTDGFGSPVGNLRGINLPIEDMSPRDLEAYGIYEGKEVSLEFESGVKVEGRIVTGTRDIRGKILLITFEECTVSFEDRILFKPEWGVYDMVIGKEIVSAFAGPADVNSFEEIGKVSETKTHKISYSDSEKVLFDYYTTVRKLRENEDITSEDLKEISERIRADFPKDWLLPLELYELASKYELEIQDELLSYLDNLKQDESLKKLIENGLEIIQKNELQGA